A part of Pseudoliparis swirei isolate HS2019 ecotype Mariana Trench chromosome 8, NWPU_hadal_v1, whole genome shotgun sequence genomic DNA contains:
- the rps15 gene encoding 40S ribosomal protein S15, producing MADTEIKKKRTFRKFTYRGVDLDQLLDMSYEQLMQLYCARQRRRLNRGLRRKQQSLLKRLRRAKKEAPPMEKPEVVKTHLRDMVILPEMVGSMVGVYNGKTFNQVEIKPEMCGHYLGEFSITYKPVKHGRPGIGATHSSRFIPLK from the exons GCAGATACCGAGATCAAGAAGAAGCGTACCTTCAGGAAGTTCACCTACAGAGGTGTGGACCTGGACCAGCTTCTGGACATGTCCTA TGagcagctgatgcagctgtacTGCGCCcgccagaggaggaggctgaACCGTGGTCTGCGCCGCAAGCAGCAGTCTCTCCTGAAGCGCCTGCGTAGGGCAAAGAAAGAGGCTCCCCCCATGGAGAAACCAGAGGTTGTGAAAACCCATCTGAGGGACATGGTCATCTTGCCTGAGATGGTCGGGTCCATGGTTGGAGTGTACAACGGCAAGACTTTCAACCAGGTTGAAATCAAG CCTGAGATGTGCGGCCACTACTTGGGCGAGTTCTCCATCACTTACAAGCCCGTCAAGCACGGTCGCCCTGGTATTGGAGCTACACACTCTTCTCGGTTCATCCCGCTGAAGTAG